One Cicer arietinum cultivar CDC Frontier isolate Library 1 chromosome 8, Cicar.CDCFrontier_v2.0, whole genome shotgun sequence DNA segment encodes these proteins:
- the LOC101509049 gene encoding MADS-box transcription factor 23-like isoform X1, protein MGRGKIVIRRIDNCTSRQVTFSKRRKGLIKKAKELAILCDAQVGLVIFSSTGKLYEYANTSMKSVIERYNICKEDQQVTDPESEVKFWQREADILRQELQNLQENHRQLMGEQLYGLSIRNLQDLENQLELSLQGVRMKKEKILTDEIQELDRKGNIIHQENVELYKKVKISFNKKTHNYTNRSTAQLIPQQLNTHLFNFRMVFVEEENIHRHYFNFSYASLNKNSIVRPQAVQVQQNECVKS, encoded by the exons ATGGGAAGGGGAAAGATTGTGATACGAAGGATCGATAATTGTACAAGTAGGCAAGTGACTTTCTCAAAGAGAAGAAAGGGATTGATAAAGAAAGCCAAAGAGTTAGCAATCTTATGTGATGCACAAGTTGGACTTGTTATCTTCTCCAGCACTGGAAAGCTTTATGAATATGCAAACACCag CATGAAATCAGTGATTGAGAGATATAACATTTGCAAGGAAGACCAACAAGTGACAGATCCAGAATCTGAAGTCAAG TTTTGGCAAAGGGAGGCAGACATTTTAAGGCAGGAATTACAGAATCTACAAGAAAACCATCG GCAATTGATGGGAGAACAGCTTTATGGTTTGAGTATCAGAAATCTACAAGATCTAGAGAATCAATTGGAACTGAGTCTCCAAGGAGTCCGCATGAAAAAG GAGAAAATTCTGACAGACGAAATCCAAGAGCTGGACCGAAAG GGAAACATAATCCATCAGGAAAATGTGGAACTTTATAAGAAGGTAAAAATCTCATTCAACAAGAAAACACACAACTACACAAATAG GTCTACGGCACAACTGATACCACAACAATTAAACACGCATTTGTTCAATTTCCGTATGGTGTTCGTGGAGGAGGAGAATATCCACAGACATTATTTCAACTTCAGTTATGCCAGCCTGAACAAGAACAGTATTGTGAGACCTCAGGCAGTGCAAGTGCAACAAAATGAATGTGTCAAGAGTTAA
- the LOC101509049 gene encoding MADS-box transcription factor 23-like isoform X2 yields the protein MGRGKIVIRRIDNCTSRQVTFSKRRKGLIKKAKELAILCDAQVGLVIFSSTGKLYEYANTSMKSVIERYNICKEDQQVTDPESEVKFWQREADILRQELQNLQENHRQLMGEQLYGLSIRNLQDLENQLELSLQGVRMKKEKILTDEIQELDRKGNIIHQENVELYKKVYGTTDTTTIKHAFVQFPYGVRGGGEYPQTLFQLQLCQPEQEQYCETSGSASATK from the exons ATGGGAAGGGGAAAGATTGTGATACGAAGGATCGATAATTGTACAAGTAGGCAAGTGACTTTCTCAAAGAGAAGAAAGGGATTGATAAAGAAAGCCAAAGAGTTAGCAATCTTATGTGATGCACAAGTTGGACTTGTTATCTTCTCCAGCACTGGAAAGCTTTATGAATATGCAAACACCag CATGAAATCAGTGATTGAGAGATATAACATTTGCAAGGAAGACCAACAAGTGACAGATCCAGAATCTGAAGTCAAG TTTTGGCAAAGGGAGGCAGACATTTTAAGGCAGGAATTACAGAATCTACAAGAAAACCATCG GCAATTGATGGGAGAACAGCTTTATGGTTTGAGTATCAGAAATCTACAAGATCTAGAGAATCAATTGGAACTGAGTCTCCAAGGAGTCCGCATGAAAAAG GAGAAAATTCTGACAGACGAAATCCAAGAGCTGGACCGAAAG GGAAACATAATCCATCAGGAAAATGTGGAACTTTATAAGAAG GTCTACGGCACAACTGATACCACAACAATTAAACACGCATTTGTTCAATTTCCGTATGGTGTTCGTGGAGGAGGAGAATATCCACAGACATTATTTCAACTTCAGTTATGCCAGCCTGAACAAGAACAGTATTGTGAGACCTCAGGCAGTGCAAGTGCAACAAAATGA
- the LOC101492826 gene encoding lectin 5-like yields MTNSHNPLVVFLLTFIFSLLLITNVKSESFSFEFPDFDTDSESILVDGDANTTDGVLQLTKKDQLGKPFPHSVGLSVFFGVIHLSDKQSGKVADFTTEFSFVVNPKGSELHGDGFTFFIASVGFEFPENSTDGGFLGLFDKETAFNTSKNSIVAVEFDSFTNEWDPRYPENSPHIGIDINTIESSVVVPWTIDQQPEGSIGKAGITYGSNSKELSVIVTYENSPGKVETSTLSYPIDFANVLSEWVVIGFSGSTGEIAETHDILSWSFTSSL; encoded by the coding sequence ATGACCAACTCACATAACCCTTTAGTTGTTTTCCTTTTAACCTTTATCTTTTCCCTCTTGTTAATCACCAATGTCAAATCAGAATCATTTTCTTTCGAATTCCCTGACTTTGACACCGACAGTGAAAGCATCCTCGTGGACGGGGATGCTAACACAACTGATGGAGTACTACAATTGACGAAAAAAGACCAACTTGGAAAACCATTTCCACATAGTGTTGGTCTTTCTGTATTCTTCGGAGTTATTCATCTATCTGATAAACAAAGTGGTAAAGTTGCTGACTTTACCACCGAGTTTTCTTTTGTTGTGAACCCAAAAGGTTCAGAACTTCACGGAGATGGATTCACTTTCTTTATTGCATCAGTCGGTTTTGAATTCCCAGAGAATTCAACCGATGGTGGATTCCTTGGACTTTTCGATAAAGAAACCGCCTTCAATACCTCTAAAAACTCGATCGTTGCGGTTGAGTTTGATAGTTTTACAAACGAATGGGACCCTCGTTACCCCGAAAACTCTCCTCATATAGGAATTGACATCAACACGATTGAGTCTTCCGTCGTTGTTCCATGGACGATCGATCAACAGCCAGAAGGATCGATCGGAAAAGCGGGCATAACTTATGGTAGCAACTCAAAAGAATTGAGTGTGATTGTAACTTATGAAAATAGTCCTGGAAAAGTTGAGACTTCAACTTTATCATATCCTATTGATTTTGCAAATGTTCTTTCAGAATGGGTGGTTATTGGTTTCTCAGGTTCCACGGGTGAAATTGCTGAAACACATGACATTCTTTCATGGTCTTTCACTTCGTCCTTGTAG
- the LOC101509372 gene encoding lectin 9-like, with product MAFSNSITFLFITFLFLKYPNVNSQSQVSGLETFTFTINQFKRANPNIVFEGDASVSGGILKLTKTDQLGKPLSKSVGRAIHLTPIHIWDKINGELADFSTTFIFAVNTNGSQLHGDGFTFFLGPIDFDLPKNSSGGYLGLFNPETALIPSENPILAIEFDSFTNEWDPTAPFQSPHIGIDVGSIDSVATTDWPIDFVQRNAIGEASINYNSESKRLSVFVAYPGSGRNVTGVSSIVDLRSVLPEWVRVGFTAATGELVETHDIISWSFESAL from the coding sequence ATGGCTTTCTCCAACTCAATTACTTTCCTCTTCATTACTTTCCTCTTCCTAAAATACCCCAATGTCAATTCACAATCACAGGTGTCAGGATTAGAAACTTTTACTTTCACCATAAATCAATTCAAGAGAGCAAATCCCAACATAGTTTTCGAGGGTGATGCCTCAGTCTCTGGTGGCATTCTAAAACTAACAAAAACCGATCAATTAGGTAAACCACTCTCAAAAAGCGTTGGACGTGCAATCCATCTCACACCGATTCACATATGGGACAAAATCAATGGAGAATTAGCAGATTTCTCCACTACTTTTATCTTTGCGGTGAACACGAACGGTTCACAACTTCATGGAGATGGGTTTACTTTCTTTTTGGGACCAATTGATTTTGACTTACCCAAAAATTCAAGTGGAGGGTATCTTGGTCTTTTCAACCCAGAAACCGCACTTATCCCATCCGAAAACCCAATACTAGCTATTGAATTTGATAGTTTTACAAATGAGTGGGACCCAACTGCGCCGTTTCAATCACCTCACATTGGAATTGATGTTGGTTCTATTGATTCAGTTGCAACTACCGATTGGCCTATTGATTTTGTACAAAGAAATGCTATAGGAGAAGCTAGTATAAACTATAACTCTGAATCTAAAAGATTAAGTGTATTTGTGGCTTATCCAGGGAGTGGGAGGAATGTTACTGGGGTCTCCTCTATTGTTGATTTGAGGAGTGTTCTTCCTGAATGGGTTAGGGTTGGTTTCACTGCTGCTACTGGAGAATTGGTTGAAACACATGATATCATTAGTTGGTCTTTTGAATCAGCTTTGTAA